The following coding sequences lie in one Acidobacteriota bacterium genomic window:
- the rnk gene encoding nucleoside diphosphate kinase regulator translates to MPGREIIITSLDRERLMAILNSPAEQRGPDREHLSELRTELERATVVEPGEVPADVITMNSRFQVRDLASGELHEYSLVYPHQADITGGLISILAPIGTALLGYRAGDTIEWKVPSGTRVLKVESVLYQPESSGQDV, encoded by the coding sequence ATGCCAGGACGAGAGATCATCATCACCAGTCTGGACCGGGAGCGCCTCATGGCCATCCTGAACTCCCCCGCCGAACAGCGGGGGCCCGACCGCGAGCACCTGTCGGAGCTCCGGACCGAGCTCGAGAGGGCCACGGTCGTCGAGCCGGGCGAGGTGCCGGCCGACGTCATCACCATGAACTCGCGGTTCCAGGTCCGCGACCTGGCCTCGGGCGAGCTCCACGAGTATTCGCTCGTCTATCCTCACCAGGCCGATATCACCGGCGGGCTGATCTCGATCCTGGCGCCGATCGGCACGGCCCTGCTGGGCTACCGGGCGGGCGACACGATCGAATGGAAAGTGCCGTCGGGGACCCGGGTCCTCAAGGTCGAATCCGTCCTCTACCAACCCGAATCGTCCGGCCAGGACGTCTGA
- a CDS encoding C69 family dipeptidase: protein MKNKTSIGLAVGAILVAAALISPNHANAADRNQANAADSESNADIKSKANADSRTCTVSNTCTKTNTESTAESHSARLESCTVIGVGRLASADGSVITSHTDCCSECRIQVVPGRTFPQGALAPVHWGMVYFGAEDDRHALPLGDFGKVIGLIPQVERTYTYFHTGYSQMNEKQLAIGESTCSQRAELDVPYVEGLTRQIMTIEQAQVFALERCATARDAVKLVGSLVERYGFLPSCGGSESLCVADPRELWTMEICSVGPEWTPESGKPGAIWAARRVPDDHVTVIANYFRIREIDPRSPDCLASPNYIKEAVDRGWYDPKSGRPFVWQEAYAPPVMEGNISRMWYIMSTLAPSLKPWPRRALTDPAAPRTIYSQPFEGAAFYPYSFKPEKKVSVRDIMAFQRSAFENTVYDMTLDPAWMVPAGGGRLEKSPLASPYISADMEKVLRVRHHRTIAGQGYGMVAQLRSWLPDAVGGIYWVYVDNPMVGPYAPVYAGATDVSPLYKVYDFREFSEDSARWAYDFVEKLMLLRWQPALRDVRAARDPVENGFFDEQAAVDAKAVELLKSDPAAAARYLTDLTVTRMDKLVGLYRGLRKALLTKYTGDGV, encoded by the coding sequence ATGAAGAACAAGACGTCGATCGGATTGGCTGTAGGCGCCATTCTCGTCGCCGCAGCCTTGATCAGCCCGAACCATGCCAACGCCGCCGACAGGAACCAGGCCAACGCCGCCGACAGCGAAAGCAACGCCGACATTAAAAGCAAGGCCAACGCCGATAGCAGGACCTGCACCGTAAGCAACACCTGCACCAAGACCAACACCGAAAGCACCGCCGAAAGTCACAGCGCCAGGCTCGAGAGCTGCACCGTCATCGGCGTCGGCCGCCTGGCCAGCGCCGACGGCTCGGTCATCACCTCGCACACCGACTGTTGCAGCGAGTGCCGCATCCAGGTCGTCCCCGGCCGGACCTTCCCCCAGGGGGCCCTGGCCCCGGTGCACTGGGGCATGGTCTACTTCGGCGCCGAGGACGACCGCCACGCCCTGCCGCTCGGCGACTTCGGCAAGGTCATCGGCCTGATCCCTCAGGTCGAGCGCACCTACACCTACTTCCACACCGGCTACTCGCAGATGAACGAGAAGCAGCTGGCCATCGGCGAGAGCACGTGCTCGCAGCGGGCCGAGCTCGACGTCCCCTACGTCGAGGGTTTGACGCGCCAGATCATGACCATCGAGCAGGCCCAGGTCTTCGCCCTAGAGCGCTGCGCCACGGCCCGCGACGCGGTCAAGCTCGTCGGCTCGCTCGTCGAGAGATACGGCTTCCTCCCCTCCTGCGGCGGTTCCGAGTCCCTCTGCGTCGCCGACCCGCGCGAGCTCTGGACCATGGAGATCTGCAGCGTCGGCCCCGAGTGGACCCCCGAAAGCGGCAAGCCGGGCGCCATCTGGGCGGCCCGCCGCGTGCCCGACGATCACGTCACCGTCATCGCCAACTACTTCCGCATCCGCGAGATCGACCCCAGAAGCCCCGACTGCCTCGCCTCTCCCAACTATATAAAGGAGGCCGTCGACCGCGGCTGGTACGACCCGAAGAGCGGCCGGCCGTTCGTCTGGCAGGAGGCCTACGCGCCGCCGGTCATGGAGGGCAACATCAGCCGGATGTGGTACATCATGAGCACGCTGGCGCCGTCGCTCAAGCCCTGGCCCCGGCGCGCCCTGACCGATCCGGCCGCGCCCCGCACGATCTACTCCCAGCCGTTCGAGGGCGCCGCCTTCTACCCCTACTCGTTCAAGCCGGAGAAAAAGGTCTCCGTCCGGGACATCATGGCCTTCCAGCGCTCGGCCTTCGAGAACACCGTCTACGACATGACCCTTGACCCGGCCTGGATGGTCCCGGCCGGCGGCGGCCGCCTCGAAAAGAGCCCCCTGGCCTCGCCCTACATCTCCGCCGACATGGAGAAGGTCCTGCGCGTCCGCCATCACCGGACGATCGCCGGCCAGGGCTACGGCATGGTCGCCCAGCTGCGGTCGTGGCTGCCCGACGCGGTCGGCGGCATCTATTGGGTCTACGTCGACAACCCCATGGTCGGGCCGTACGCCCCGGTCTACGCCGGCGCCACCGACGTCTCCCCTCTCTACAAGGTTTACGATTTCCGCGAGTTCAGCGAGGATTCGGCCCGCTGGGCCTACGATTTCGTCGAGAAGCTGATGCTCCTGCGCTGGCAGCCGGCCCTCCGGGACGTGCGGGCGGCTCGCGATCCCGTCGAAAACGGCTTCTTCGACGAGCAGGCTGCCGTCGACGCCAAGGCCGTCGAGCTGCTCAAGTCCGATCCGGCCGCCGCGGCCCGCTACCTGACGGACCTGACCGTCACGCGCATGGACAAGCTCGTCGGCCTCTACCGCGGGCTGCGCAAGGCGCTCCTGACGAAATACACCGGCGACGGCGTCTGA
- a CDS encoding DUF4412 domain-containing protein: MKRTRIALTFGLAALAGFVLAAPARADIYMKQRTHTDAFQMMGKSQPAKDSTAVIWLTESMARIDHDEGMSTLLAADKKILYMIDHNKKQYAEMPLDFDKMMQEAAGEDAEAKEAMAKMPGFMKNMMQGMSAKVTDTGETRTINGWHCRKYLVEMNMGMAGTTSSESWATEDLKIDYLKYFTAASAMMARMPGFENIIQEMRKIKGFVVYQTAKAKMMGGEVGSTTELLEASEKAAPAGTYDLPAGYKKVKAIQG; this comes from the coding sequence ATGAAAAGAACGCGCATCGCTCTGACTTTCGGCTTGGCGGCCCTGGCCGGCTTCGTCCTGGCGGCCCCGGCCCGGGCCGACATCTACATGAAGCAGCGGACGCATACGGACGCTTTCCAGATGATGGGGAAGAGCCAGCCGGCCAAGGACTCGACGGCGGTCATCTGGCTCACGGAGAGCATGGCCCGGATCGACCACGACGAAGGGATGTCCACGTTGCTCGCCGCCGACAAGAAGATCCTTTATATGATCGATCACAACAAGAAGCAGTACGCCGAGATGCCGCTCGACTTCGACAAGATGATGCAGGAGGCGGCCGGCGAGGACGCGGAGGCGAAAGAGGCCATGGCCAAGATGCCCGGCTTCATGAAGAACATGATGCAAGGCATGTCGGCCAAGGTGACCGACACGGGCGAGACCAGGACCATCAACGGCTGGCACTGCCGCAAGTACCTGGTCGAGATGAACATGGGCATGGCCGGGACGACCTCGTCCGAGTCCTGGGCCACGGAAGACCTCAAGATCGATTACCTGAAGTACTTCACGGCGGCCAGCGCCATGATGGCCCGCATGCCTGGCTTCGAGAACATCATCCAGGAGATGAGGAAGATCAAGGGGTTCGTCGTCTACCAGACCGCCAAGGCCAAGATGATGGGCGGAGAGGTCGGCTCGACGACCGAGCTGCTCGAGGCCTCGGAAAAGGCCGCTCCGGCCGGGACCTACGACCTGCCCGCCGGCTACAAGAAGGTCAAGGCCATCCAGGGCTAG